One window from the genome of Phycisphaerae bacterium encodes:
- a CDS encoding ATP-binding protein, whose product MTNDPANLPLYRGTVVGLLRGFSQSGLHLELDVVIPHREEGLPGFGEFLLIEAGPGRAMAGRVCQYRAAGRLMSDQGDSYLADLSRSDERPPAPIIRQMLRYTVKLQLSGQLRMTESWFEFTVGDREFATFGSPVREPSDAALAYLCNVNLENDPSAVVLGELVYGQHVLADVPIKFSVDRLKARRTFVFARAGYGKSNLIKYLVSQLYSSPPDVGLLIFDVEGEYALPDAAGRPGMANISTLADRLSLYTNRPVPENFGSLKKGDMHLDFGDFSPQDILACFLPWEKQETVFANLVRGLKWDAWRKLVTYLAEKEFQADDNALAQILEYRPQTRKDHGDVSLAAIKNNLVPPIRRLHRANSPVGRNLIEELRQGRIIIADTSLLGSEDALAVSGLLLRRLFEHNRRHFTDPARSIVRCLAMIEEAQAVLGDREMDDRNIFVRWVKEGRKYDLGVVLVTQQPGAIADQIISQGDNFFVLHLLNDADLATLKRHNAYFAEDILGVIRSEPIPGNCYFWSAPDQPFVLPVRVREFGKSGTKQRAFAARLETTAESSKAAGGEIDLQPVVLGILGGHPNVWLYNVATRDGKPSP is encoded by the coding sequence ATGACGAATGACCCGGCGAACTTGCCTCTTTACCGCGGCACAGTAGTCGGCTTGCTGCGCGGTTTCTCGCAAAGCGGCCTGCACCTCGAGCTTGATGTCGTCATACCGCATCGGGAGGAAGGCCTGCCCGGGTTCGGTGAGTTCCTGCTGATCGAGGCGGGACCCGGACGCGCCATGGCTGGGCGTGTTTGCCAATATCGGGCTGCCGGCCGCCTGATGTCCGATCAAGGTGACAGCTACCTGGCCGACCTGTCGCGTTCAGACGAACGCCCGCCGGCGCCAATCATCCGGCAAATGCTCCGGTACACGGTGAAACTCCAACTGTCGGGGCAGCTTCGGATGACGGAGAGCTGGTTCGAGTTCACCGTGGGTGATCGTGAATTCGCGACATTCGGTAGCCCGGTGCGCGAGCCCTCCGATGCCGCCTTGGCGTATCTGTGCAACGTGAACCTCGAGAACGATCCGAGTGCGGTTGTGCTTGGCGAGCTGGTCTACGGTCAGCACGTGCTTGCCGACGTGCCCATCAAGTTCAGCGTGGACCGGCTGAAGGCCCGCCGGACCTTCGTGTTTGCCCGCGCCGGGTATGGCAAGAGCAATCTCATCAAGTACCTGGTCTCGCAGCTGTACAGCTCGCCCCCCGACGTGGGGCTTTTGATCTTCGACGTCGAGGGCGAATATGCATTGCCGGACGCCGCAGGCCGGCCCGGCATGGCCAACATCTCGACACTGGCGGATCGCCTATCGTTGTACACTAATCGCCCGGTACCAGAGAATTTCGGGTCCCTGAAAAAAGGCGACATGCACCTCGATTTTGGCGACTTCTCGCCGCAGGACATTCTGGCGTGTTTTCTACCCTGGGAGAAGCAGGAGACCGTATTCGCCAACCTGGTGCGCGGATTGAAGTGGGACGCCTGGCGTAAGCTGGTCACATACCTTGCAGAGAAAGAATTTCAGGCTGATGACAACGCGCTGGCGCAGATCCTGGAGTACCGCCCGCAGACTCGGAAGGATCACGGTGACGTAAGCCTCGCTGCAATCAAGAACAATCTCGTGCCACCGATCCGTCGACTGCACAGGGCAAACAGCCCCGTCGGAAGGAACCTGATCGAAGAGCTCCGCCAGGGCCGCATCATCATCGCGGACACGTCGTTACTGGGAAGCGAGGACGCGCTCGCTGTTAGCGGGCTGCTTCTCCGGCGGCTGTTCGAACACAATCGGCGACACTTCACGGATCCCGCTCGTTCCATCGTCCGATGCTTGGCGATGATCGAAGAAGCGCAGGCGGTCCTGGGTGACCGTGAGATGGATGACCGCAACATCTTCGTCCGCTGGGTGAAGGAAGGCCGCAAGTACGACCTGGGTGTGGTCCTGGTCACGCAACAGCCCGGCGCAATTGCCGATCAGATCATCAGCCAGGGTGACAACTTCTTTGTTCTGCATCTGCTGAACGATGCGGATCTGGCCACGCTAAAGCGGCATAATGCTTATTTCGCTGAGGACATCCTCGGCGTGATTCGATCAGAGCCGATTCCAGGCAACTGCTACTTTTGGAGTGCACCGGATCAACCTTTCGTCCTTCCGGTGCGTGTGAGGGAGTTTGGAAAAAGTGGTACGAAACAACGGGCCTTCGCAGCACGATTAGAGACGACAGCGGAGTCGAGCAAGGCAGCCGGAGGGGAAATCGACCTGCAGCCTGTCGTCCTCGGCATCTTGGGCGGCCATCCGAACGTGTGGCTGTATAACGTGGCAACTCGCGACGGAAAGCCATCTCCCTAA